The proteins below come from a single Cervus elaphus chromosome 4, mCerEla1.1, whole genome shotgun sequence genomic window:
- the IL11 gene encoding interleukin-11 has product MNSVCCLVLAALSLWPDRAAAPGPPPAPPRASPDPRAELDSAVLLTRSLLADTRQLAAQLRDKFPADGDHSLDSLPTLAMSAGALGALQLPGVLTRLRADLFNYLRHVQWLRRSGGPSLRTLEPELGTLQARLDRLLRRLQLLMSRLALPQVPPDPPVPPLAPPASAWGGIRAAHAILGGLQLTLDWAVRGLLLLKTRL; this is encoded by the exons ATGAACA GTGTTTGCTGCCTGGTCCTGGCCGCCCTGAGCCTGTGGCCCGATAGAGCTGCTGCCCCGGGGCCGCCGCCCGCCCCGCCGCGGGCCTCCCCGGACCCTCGCGCAGAGCTGGACAGCGCCGTGCTCCTGACCCGCTCCCTCCTGGCGGACACTCGGCAGCTGGCCGCACAGCTG AGAGACAAATTCCCAGCTGACGGAGACCACAGCCTGGATTCGCTCCCCACCTTGGCCATGAGTGCGGGGGCGCTGGGAGCCCTGCAG CTCCCGGGAGTGTTGACGCGGCTGCGGGCAGACCTGTTCAACTACCTGAGGCATGTGCAGTGGCTGCGACGTTCAGGAGGCCCTTCCCTGCGGACCCTGGAGCCCGAGCTGGGCACCCTGCAGGCCCGGCTGGACCGGCTGCTGCGCCGGCTGCAGCTCCTG ATGTCCCGCCTGGCCCTGCCCCAGGTGCCCCCAGACCCCCCGGTGCCCCCCCTGGCGCCCCCGGCCTCAGCCTGGGGGGGCATCCGGGCGGCCCACGCCATCCTGGGGGGGCTGCAGCTGACGCTCGACTGGGCCGTGCGGGGCCTGCTGCTGCTGAAGACTCGGCTGTGA